A DNA window from Arachis hypogaea cultivar Tifrunner chromosome 18, arahy.Tifrunner.gnm2.J5K5, whole genome shotgun sequence contains the following coding sequences:
- the LOC112771536 gene encoding ABC transporter G family member 1, translated as MSKAEKRERAEITIREMGLQDAINTRIGGWGIKGISGGQKRRVSICIEILTRPRLLFLDEPTSGLDSAASYYVMKRIANLVQKDGIQRTVIASIHQPSTEVFQLFHNLCLLSSGTTVYFGPASTATQFFASNGFPCPALQNPSDHLLKTINKDFDQDTDMGLSGTRTVPTEEAIRILISAYESSEINQQVQQEVAMLSNQETRSVDHKKRRRAGFLNQCIVLTKISCVNMFRDLGYYWLRLGIYIALAIATATVFYDLGTSFSTIQDRGALLMFESSFITFMTIGGFPSFVEVMKVFERERLNGHYGVVAFVIGNTVSSVPYLVLVSVIPGAIAYYLPHLQRGFDHFVYFICVLFSCLMLVESLMMIVASIVPNYLMGIISGAGIQGIMMLAGGFFRLPNDLPKPFWRYPMFYVAFHRFAFQGLYKNEFQGLSFATNDGNGSYISGDQILRDMWQVDMSYSKWVDLGILLGMILVYRVLFFLIIKITEKLKPFFVSFISGSPKRETLVMENNDDNSALSHEA; from the exons ATGTCCAAggcagagaaaagagagagagcagAAATTACAATAAGAGAAATGGGTCTGCAAGATGCCATTAACACAAGAATTGGAGGTTGGGGCATTAAAGGAATCAGTGGTGGTCAGAAGAGACGTGTGAGCATCTGCATTGAGATCCTAACACGCCCAAGGCTCTTGTTTCTTGATGAACCAACAAGTGGACTTGACAGTGCTGCTTCCTATTATGTCATGAAAAGAATTGCAAACCTTGTTCAGAAAGATGGCATTCAAAGAACCGTTATTGCTTCAATACATCAACCAAGCACTGAAGTCTTTCAACTTTTCCATAACCTTTGTCTTCTCTCTTCTGGTACAACTGTTTACTTTGGACCTGCCTCAACTGCTACTCAG TTTTTTGCTTCCAATGGTTTTCCATGTCCTGCACTCCAAAACCCTTCTGATCATTTACTGAAAACTATAAACAAGGATTTTGATCAG GATACTGACATGGGTTTATCTGGCACTAGAACAGTGCCTACAGAAGAAGCAATTAGAATCCTTATAAGCGCATATGAATCATCTGAAATTAACCAACAAGTTCAACAAGAAGTTGCAATGCTATCTAACCAG GAGACTAGATCAGTAGATCATAAGAAGAGAAGGCGTGCTGGTTTCCTTAATCAGTGCATTGTTCTTACCAAAATATCATGCGTGAACATGTTTCGTGATCTAGGCTATTATTGGTTACGTCTTGGAATATACATTGCATTGGCCATAGCCACTGCCACAGTTTTCTATGATCTAGGTACAAGTTTCAGCACAATTCAGGACAGAGGAGCACTTCTTATGTTTGAATCTTCATTCATAACTTTCATGACCATTGGTGGATTCCCTTCCTTTGTGGAGGTCATGAAG GTATTTGAACGAGAAAGATTGAATGGGCATTATGGTGTTGTGGCATTTGTAATTGGGAACACAGTATCTAGTGTGCCGTACTTGGTTCTAGTATCAGTGATTCCAGGAGCCATAGCTTATTAccttcctcatcttcaaagaggATTCGACCATTTTGTTTACTTCATATGTGTTCTGTTTTCTTGCCTCATGTTGGTTGAAAGCCTAATGATGATAGTTGCAAGCATAGTCCCAAACTATCTAATGGGAATCATAAGCGGCGCCGGAATCCAAGGAATCATGATGCTGGCCGGAGGGTTCTTCAGATTGCCCAATGATCTTCCCAAACCATTTTGGAGATACCCAATGTTCTATGTTGCATTTCATAGATTTGCATTCCAAGGATTGTACAAGAACGAATTTCAAGGGCTAAGCTTTGCAACAAATGATGGAAATGGCTCCTACATTAGTGGTGACCAGATTCTGAGGGACATGTGGCAAGTTGACATGAGTTACTCCAAGTGGGTCGATCTCGGAATCTTGCTTGGGATGATTTTGGTGTATCGAGTGTTGTTCTTCTTGATCATCAAGATTACGGAGAAGTTGAAGCCATTTTTTGTGTCATTCATTTCAGGGTCTCCCAAGCGAGAAACACTAGTGATGGAGAATAATGATGATAACTCTGCACTAAGTCATGAAGCATAA
- the LOC112769790 gene encoding uncharacterized protein codes for MLWNEALDGERLAKVIKGNHGDSHPPRVIFSEEGLAALSVPYKEAIVVKVLGKHMSYTAMVHKLGMVWRLKGGFQVLDVGNGYFLVKFDAFEDRERVLLGGPWMISGFYLTVKPWSPEFYSEEEVFGSTMVWVRFYGLGIRYYHEKAMLRIVAAVGKPVKVNVATKMAARGKYARACVEIDLGVPITRSVEVDGRVLDVEYESLELVCNTCGCYGHVGVDCKLISSISANIDKIGVNEDKEQDHEKID; via the coding sequence ATGCTTTGGAATGAGGCTTTAGATGGAGAGAGGCTAGCCAAGGTGATCAAAGGGAACCACGGGGATTCGCATCctcctcgggtcatcttctcagaAGAAGGGCTGGCGGCGTTATCTGTACCATATAAGGAAGCGATCGTCGTCAAAGTCTTGGGCAAGCATATGAGTTACACGGCAATGGTGCATAAGTTGGGTATGGTGTGGAGATTGAAGGGTGGGTTTCAAGTTCTGGATGTAGGAAATGGTTATTTTCTGGTGAAATTTGATGCTTTCGAAGATCGGGAGAGGGTATTACTTGGTGGTCCTTGGATGATATCTGGGTTCTATCTTACTGTAAAACCATGGTCACCTGAGTTCTATTCAGAGGAGGAGGTTTTTGGATCCACCATGGTATGGGTACGCTTTTACGGCTTAGGGATTCGTTACTACCATGAGAAGGCTATGTTGAGGATCGTCGCTGCGGTGGGAAAGCCAGTGAAAGTCAATGTAGCAACTAAGATGGCAGCAAGAGGGAAGTATGCGAGGGCTTGTGTGGAGATTGATTTAGGCGTTCCCATTACTCGTAGTGTTGAGGTGGATGGGAGGGTTTTGGATGTTGAATATGAAAGCCTTGAGTTGGTCTGCAATACGTGTGGTTGTTATGGGCATGTTGGTGTGGACTGTAAATTGATTAGTTCAATTTCAGCGAACATTGATAAAATAGGGGTGAATGAAGACAAGGAACAAGATCATGAGAAGATAGATTAG